The nucleotide sequence acttattattaagtaatactttCATATTTgcttttacattacattttttagtattatttaattttgaatataacatACTAAACATGTCTGTTTTTCATTATGTTCTTTCTGTAAATCATAAATTTACCAaagatttgaaataaatttctgtaacaatattactattatatacaatataaaaaaataaatatagttagttATATAGTATACAGAATATTTATGCCATGTCACAATTTACAGTAACAAAATTTTTGAGTCTTGCAATTCTAGACTATAAATCCCCACTAATACTAATCTATATCTAggacattaataattttataagctaaatttctattaaacaGTAAACATCAGATTATTCTATAATTTGATCTAGAAAccaaacaaatacaatacgatatataaatactatcaATACTCACTCTGCACAGCAGGTATTGGTTCATCATTCTCTTTTTCATCATCTTTAGGACGACGACTCTTTTTTTCAGTAGAATTCTCACGGcgtaatttttgatttaagtTAACATTTACCTGAAAGATtactcatttttaatatatatacaaataatgaattccaaaaaaactaactaaattttattaacagcAAGAAATCAATCACCACTCCACTACTACCAAGTtctatcatttaaaaatgttaagaaatacttgatataaaaattcaaatcagCCAAGGTAATTTTACTGCCAAAAATCATGTAACTAAATAACCAACATTATGTTAAAAAGGTTAACATTGATgcacttaatatttatatttacttgaaCACTGATAGCACTAGTAAATACCATAAATTTACCCAAACATTACTTTATCCTTTCTATATTATCCAGAGACAACACAAATACTGTAAATGAATACATAGTTCTAGTTTCACTATGTTAATTTGGTtagtgaaaaaataaactccCATACTTATAGTTCTTAACATCAACCTTTCTTAgctaaattgatttaaacacttactcttatattatatatgaattataatatgaagCTTTACTCAAATTGAGATGTTTAAATTAAGGTCTAAGTGTGGgggttaataaacaaaaacaatttgtcATATTTCGATACCTGGGAAGAAACAATAATGACACTTTCCTCATTATTCTGTAAGAAAAAGTCAGTGTAAAAGAGGACTATAAAACTATAACTTTCAATGAGAGTTTAGTCACTATAGCAAAAGTCATGATAACACATATGATAATTCATTTCTAGAGAACTATTACCAAACAGAaagtaactaaataattttaatcaacaccttaaaaaaataacaaaaaagtttcATGGACATGAATATTtctatcatttaaaaatgtatgttctattgaaatttatcaatgttaagtatttatcttctttagtatttttgaattaatttaatatgaaccTAAGATGATTACAAAGTGCAAAAAACTTACTTGTTTACTTATAATACTCTGCGCTTTAACAGATGCATTCCTTTTAATCCGTTTATCTTGTTCAGGACTTAACATATCATCCACTTCATTTTTACTCCGTTTTTTAGATCCTCTATTCTCTTTCCCACTCTCCGTGGAGCTATTTTCGTCACTAGTTTTAGGCTTATCAGTAGCTTTAGGTTTATCATCTACAATTATTCATGAATAAATCATCATagttaagaaaaatttacttatttatttgtgcACTAATAAAACTGATTACTTAATGACATTCATTTAAGATTAATCATGTTAATTTGTGTTGCAATAAACTTCTAAATTTTATCTtaagcttaaaataaattaaacaatatctgAATTccatttttttgaatttgcacttgttagtaatattaaaatgacagACTATGCCTTGGcaataaattcaattcagaattaaaagaagaaaaattatgataaagtagatagatgttttatttaagtttatgataaaatactaaaactttTCGGTAAACATATGCTTTTATAAACTTTACCTTCATCCTCAGTAATACTCTGAAGAGTTGTCAGGGCATTTTTGTCTTTTAGCGTCCTTTCACGAATTGTCGCCCTCCCTTTTTGAAACTCCTCTTCAAACTTATCAAAACTTTCGAGTGCCGCCTGGAACACGATATGTTCAATTTTCAATACATTCACGATAAAATTACATGAGGAAGTTAATATACAGAATAATACTTAAGCTAcacatttttcatatttttcacTTGTCGATTACCTTAAGCTCGTCATGAAATTTAGTCTCATATGTCTTTTGTATTTCAAGGACTTTTGGTAATAGAAGCTCAttaaaaattgacataattggAAATATACACTGTTTTCATAaaagtttcataaaattaattttatcacaaaaCATCGACGATCGAAAACcgtttgaaattgaaaatcacAGATTCAAATAAACCAACATTCAACTTACGCCATAGACACTACAGATAACCAAGTTATTCATTATCAACTAATATGCAGTacgaaattgttatatttaaaacatacgtCATAGTATTACTTTAAGGTCTTATCGCTTATTTTCTTTCGcttactataataaattattttaaattaaaaaggctaaattatttttaatcataaagtACATTCTGTATTTCTAGCAGTTAGTATTTAGCCCAACAGATgtcatgttttttttgacACCTAACTTTGAAAAGTACAAAACCAAACAGTAAACAGAATTAAGATTAtaagacatattttaaaaacctcCACTCCTATCTTAATAAACGCAACACAAACTGTATCCTCAAAAGTTTCTAGAGGAATGCTTAATAGAAAAGACGCGCCGCGCCATCTCTGTcaaaaaacatgtaaaaatacCCAATGGTTAAAGGGTAACTTTGCCGCCATTTATATGTTAACGTTTCAACTAAATATTGTACTTAAGTGTTCATTGACGCGAAATTGTAGATAGTGTGAGAATAATTCGACACGAAAAATATTGAGTCATATATTTGCCGTGGCACCAAAAATGACTATCCAAGTCAACTTCACAACTTCaacataatatgataaaaataaaagaaaataacaccgttttaaaaattatttaaccgTATTAGATCTTATGATTGATGGAAGAAATTATCTGTTATTTCTGAGACTATGCATGAGATCTGGTAGAATCAAAAACCAGCTTATGTGCCAccatttttaagaaatacttataggtattaggtacatatttaTCGTAATATAATACATGTATCAGTTTTATGAACTGTGACTGTGTTGCgccttataattattaatgcagTGTACCATTATGACAACTGATTTATTATCgatgaaataaatgaattttttatacaatatatttgacAATTGTAATCGTCCGTAAGATCcgtaattcataataattaggtaatctatatatataaaaatcaattgctgttcgttagtctcgctaaaactcgagaaCGGCTGAACGGATTTATCTTATCTTGGTCTTGAATTATTCGTGGAGGTCTAGGGAAGGTTTAAAAGGTGAgaaaaattcgaataattgCCGGGAAAATCCTCAAAACagcatttttctatttcccatacaaacgttttctaaataaaatggagagtcaatttgtaatttattaccgcTGCATAAAGTTCAAATTCGCGTGCGCGTTGTAGGACCTAATATCGCGTTCTGAAACTCAAAAAAGTGAAAGTGAATCGCGAACGCGACAAAATTGCATAGTCTcaaaatacatagtacataaataaacacaattttagctaacttcagttgttactctgtccgattaatttttttattttagctaacttaagttgttactctgtccgattatttttttaataagactatatagaaatcgaaagataaatcaataataataaagacaaattaaattatatttccttGATGCTCCCGGAGGAACCGgaaaaacgtttttaatttcattgctTTTGGCGAGGATCAGATCGCGAAATGATGTTGCTCTAGCGTTGGCTTCATCTGGAATAGCTGCAACTCTGCTCGAAGGCGGGCGAACTGCACATTCTGCCTTGAAATTACCACTAAACATGCAAATCACCGAAACACCAATTTGCAACATCGCCAAAAATAGCGCAATGGCCAAGATCCTACAGGTATGCAAATTAATTGTTTGGGATGAATGCACAATGGCCCATAAGAGGTCACTGGAGGCACTGGACAGAACGTTGAAAGATCTTCGTGACAACCAAAATATTTTCGGTGGGGCCATGATTCTGTTGTCAGGTGATTTTCGTCAGACTCTTCCAGTTATTCCCCGATCAACTGTTGCGGATGAACTAAATGCATGCCTAAAATCATCAAATTTGTGGCAGTACGTAAAGACACTCCACTTAACAACTAACATGCGAGTATTTTTGCAACAAGATGAAACTGCTAATGTGTTTGCGAAGCAGTTGTTAGACAttggaaataataatgttgCAGTGGACACCTCGACCGGATTCATCACATTACCTACAGATTTCTGTCACATCACAGACTCAAAAGTGGAGCTTATTCAGCGAGTTTTCCCAGATATAGCGCAAAAGTTCAATAACCATAATTGGCTGGGTGAACGAGCAATATTAGCAGCGAAAAATAATGATGTAGAGGATCTTAATGCGACCATTCAGAATTTTCTTCCAGGACAGTTGGTTTCCTTCAAATCAGTCGACACCGTAATGAACCAGGATGACGTAATCAACTATCCcactgagtttttaaattcactggAATTGCCTGGATTACCACCTGACAATTTGCAGTTAAAAGTAGGATCAGTTGTCATCATGCTGCGTAACATTAATCAACCTCGACTATGCAATGGAACAAGACTGGCTGTGAAAAGACTGATGAATAACGTCATTGAGGCGACaatcataaaaggaaaatacaaaGGAGAGGATGTCTTGATCCCGCGGATACCGATGATTCCAACGGACTTACCATTCGATTTAAACGCTTACAATTTCCAGTACGTCTGGCCTTTGCGATGACCATAAATAAATCGCAAGGACAGTCTTTAGAAGTTTGTGGAATCAACTTGGAGTTTCCCTGTTTCGCGCATGGACAATTATACGTCGCGTGTTCGCGCGTCGGAAAACcgtcttctttgtttatttccgcaccacaaaacaaaacaaaaaatatagtttatgagaaagctttaaattaattaacagactGTATTTTCACAGTGTGTGTCTgtgaatatcaaatttaaaccttataaaTAGCCAGTATTTCAGGAAAACTCTGATTTCTAAGTAAGCAACATGATgtatcgaaaataataataaaacttcatgctttattcaataaatgctttttcattaataattattttgtttgttttaaaatcattttatacaaaagattaggtcttttatttatcgatgAGGCAGTACGAAGtctgccgggtcagctagtccatttataataataatatatttaaagctttgggtacattaatattaattgtaaatatgttaGCCTCTAACAGCCTTACTGAGTTTCTAGACCGTTCTTAGATTCCCATCAATATGCCAATTTTGCATTAGAcgtaatacataaaacatatattttggcCTTACATAAATCATACTATTACAGAGAGTGGGTTCCAGTGTCACCGTAGAAGGCcaataaatatctttcataAGTTAAGTTTCATAAGTATTGCGAAACAGTTCCAATTGACATTGTTCTAGTTGGTTCAACCGAAGTTTGAAACTAAAGACAATTTAGTAATGTAAGCGAAGTCGCGCCAAAATAAAATGCCATAAAAAACCTTTATAAAGCAGAAAATCCGTTCAAGGAAACGCGATGTTGGTATAGTCCCgctgaaaatgtaaaatttgatttcatcaaataatttaaagtctaCTTTCCCCAAAagctaattaatataatgtatatatattgttataataattaattataaaaatataattataattatattgtagatatttttagttttcataTGTGATATTGTTAAGGCCCTTATTTCATTCTAGTTTactcttaaattatttcccaCCACAAAGTTTCATGTAGATAATTTTAGAACTTATCACATTCATTAGTTCCTCGTCaatgtttagtaaaaataaaagttaaatcaaAAAGAAATCGGGCTATTAAATTGTCTATAAAAATTGATTCTCATTGATTGTGGTGTACCTCTTAACTATATCTACTTAATATAGTGTACCTAATGCGGCATCTGTTTAAAAAGTGTTGAAgaggttatttaaaaaaatcttaatagaacagaaaaaataacaaaaattggCTACGCGACTGTACCCTGGCGACATGACGTCGCGTTCCTATCGAGCGACGCTCCCCAATGTGTTGCCAAAACCACGCAATCTTTACTCATGctcatatttacttataagaCCTTTTGCATAACTATGAATAATGCAATGAGACTTTGATCGACATGTATTCGATTGACCTTCAAGTTTGGTGTAGGTTGTATTCTATCGTATAAAGGAGCTTATTTAGCTTTCTATTGAATCTTTAATGAACTTTTTAAAACCCCGAATAGCTTAGATAACCGTTAACTCACACTAGATTCTTAGTACAGCggttaacattttatttcaagagGATTTCAGCTCGCATGTGAATTCCttttgttacataattatatacctTGAAAGCGTCCACATAAAACacatttctaattaaaaagacATATAAACAATGGAGTTATCCCGCAATATGCAATTtgtgattaaaattttatcaccACATAAATAGAGTGTGCTTCGGCAAAATGGCGCAcggttataaaattaattgcttgGATCAAAGTGATAGTTATTTACTTAGAATTCGGTGAACAtcgtaatttacataatataagagGCACAACCCGAATCTCCGGCATACTCTTACTGTGCCTCGCCAAATAGAATTTTTGGTGGGATAACTATAGAGCTATCgcttgattttattaataatttatatgatataataacaACATAAAAGATAGTGTaggtacaattttttaaacaacttcGTCGTGGCTACTCCCAGTGCGTCTAAATTATCAACCCTTTGCCAGTTCTTGTGATAGAGAGATCGTGTCGAATATCATTGTTGTAAACACACCGTACCTACAGTACTCATACACAACACGAGGACATTTTCGTGTCATACACGCGTGACCAATTGATTATAAGCTGTACACTTCATAcaagattaaattatatatactactagctgacctggcgaactttgttccgccttaatggcaataaataagcagtttgggtttttttattggaaaaaatacaaaaaaattaaatacctacattaatcattcattattatttctgtattttagtacataggttgctcttcacttaagtaccttgtgatacacattttttcattttttgttttattatcaggcgcaaaaacaaacaacgctgatggtcttccgacccgtgaacatgccacgtataattgaccatgggaaaaacatgaatgttctagatttaaaccacaaacttttaagcattggccttgtgattagttgatggtcatggcaaatgcaagacgtatcggaaattgaagtcttttaaattcaaacggcatatcggtagggatcatcgggatcctcggaataagaacttcctcacctttgaattttcctatcattatcgtagcgtaaattacattgttcttcaattttctaaccaccaaacgcataccattatgtagttcaggtcatctacatctttattctttttcttcttttttatcagtaagcaatgtaactctcatgtttgttgtcagctgcagtttcgtcacatagcgccatagatttgacgatttgaggcaagcgtttatttcgtcgacagccgtagatcttggaattactggcagtatttggcggaaatcgccagacagtaaaatcattgctcctccaaaacatctcgattcattgcgtaaatcttttaatgttcggttaagtgcttccaatgcacgtttatgcgccattgtgcattcgtcccagatgatgattttcgatgccgctaaaactttggccattgctgagtgttttgcaatattacacgttggttctccaatagtttgaagatttaacggtaattttaattctgaatgagccgtacggcatccttctaacaatgtggctgctatttcagaagaagcaactgcaaccgctatgttggatctcgcccgaacagttgctaaaactaatgacatgaggaatgtcttgccagttccaccaagggcatctaggaaatataatccaccattttcatcatcgtttgccttcattaaagtatcataaacttccttttgttggtatttcaacaggggtacattcgtttgaactactaaatctaattcctggtgatcatattcacgttcccgttccaatactcgattaaatgcgtcattcgacaacaacaacaaatagaaacattcatcattctttggatgaactgtatacatacgacaataccgagttttatagttctcttcactgtttatacgaatgggcaatagcactatcattataattaaattgtaaattgtaaaaataattaaacgtatttatttaatagaaatattttgaatattgatttcttacaaatatcaaattgtcatatatacgtcattacatagctgtcattatacgtcaattacatagctatcatttgcgttttattattccaagtctgattcttatttgttataccactttttatagtgactgacgtttcatgtcaagtcccacgggaacgctgtcgaacgggataaaaagtatcctatgtccgtctcctggctctaagctacctccataccaattttcactcaaatctgttct is from Pieris rapae chromosome 7, ilPieRapa1.1, whole genome shotgun sequence and encodes:
- the LOC111001967 gene encoding uncharacterized protein LOC111001967 → MQITETPICNIAKNSAMAKILQVCKLIVWDECTMAHKRSLEALDRTLKDLRDNQNIFGGAMILLSGDFRQTLPVIPRSTVADELNACLKSSNLWQYVKTLHLTTNMRVFLQQDETANVFAKQLLDIGNNNVAVDTSTGFITLPTDFCHITDSKVELIQRVFPDIAQKFNNHNWLGERAILAAKNNDVEDLNATIQNFLPGQLVSFKSVDTVMNQDDVINYPTEFLNSLELPGLPPDNLQLKVGSVVIMLRNINQPRLCNGTRLAVKRLMNNVIEATIIKGKYKGEDVLIPRIPMIPTDLPFDLNAYNFQYVWPLR